The following is a genomic window from Neofelis nebulosa isolate mNeoNeb1 chromosome 12, mNeoNeb1.pri, whole genome shotgun sequence.
TTCCaaggaaattattttaggggtgcctggctagctcggttggaagagcatgtgactcttgatctcagggttatgagtttgaggcccatgtgaggtatagagattacttaaataaaacttaagaaaaagaaattattttaaaaattttggtgaTATATAAGTATGGTGACTATAGAGATTTTTATGGTAACAAGGAACATATAAGTAACCAatatctcaaaatttttaaaaatccctatgTGATATGTCCATTAAGAAGGTATGGGTAAATATAAGACTCTAAAAAATTGGTTGAAAACACTTTGTTTATACAAGATCTCCCATTGCAGACATGTTTGTAGTAGCAATAAGTGGAGACAACTTTTTTGTCCATCACAAAGTGATATTGTCCATAACTCGATATGACTGGAGAAAAAGCATAGATAGATCGATcgatcgatagatagatagatatctcaacagttaatatatgaaaattaacataTTTCTCATAGATAGTTTTGCATACACATAGGAAAGGTGAATTATAAAGATTCGACAAAAAATTGTTGAATACCCAACGATCCAAAATCCTGTACAAATGGATTCTCATCCTGTACAAATATGATTCAGAACATAGagttaaagaaaggaaaacaatttacaaaaaaagggGAGACTTACACTGGTGATGATAGCATACCATGAACTAAGGAGGATGAACTCTTCATCCTATGTCCAGAGGAGGAAAAGCCCACTTTGTTGAAACAGGTTCAACATTCCCATTAGATTTGCCCTGTTGGTTATTTTGGCAAAcccttatttttttccaaatcaacGCAAATATGAACATTACAATGCCACCACTGGGTTTCCTTTGATAGGAAATGAGTGTCCTGTGACCTCCCGTACCAAAAATACCTCCACTCCATTCGCCATTCATCTTCATCCCTTATATACTGCTTTATGTTGTTTGTTGATGATCTGTCTCCCCAACTAAACACGAGCTACACAATGGCAAGAATTTGCCTGTTTTTATCACTACATCCCCAACAAGGGAACAGGCTTTGCACAGAATAAGAACTAATGAACTGCAATCAACAAGGTCCATCTCTGATGGTTTCTAAAGGTAAATTCTTCTGTCCCTCCAGCCTTCAGTATAAGGCCCTTGTGATGTCCATGGATTTGAGAAGGGAGAAATACATCAAGGACCATGACACTTACAAGCTGTCTCTACAGAACAACTAATtgcaacaaaacagaaaaaacaagacTTGCTGGGTTCTGAGGATTTGGATTCTGGACTTGCAGTATGGTAAATAATAAGTCATCTTGTATATAAGTAGACCCAAATCAATGGAAAGAGTCAACCAAACCAGCAGTGTTTCTGAGTTTATCCTCCTGGGACTCTCCTCCCGGCCTGGGGACCAGAAGCCACTCTTTATCCTCTTCCTCACCATGTACCTGGTCACCATAACAGGGAACCTGCTCATCATCCTTGCCATCCACTCTGACCCCCAACTCCAGAcccccatgtatttcttcctgagtTTCCTGTCCTTCACTGACATTTGCTTTACAACAACCATTGTCCCCAGGATGCTACTGAGCTTTCTGTCAGAGAAGACCATCTCCTATGCTGGGTGTCTGACacagatgtattttatttatgctcTGGGCAACACTGACAGCTGCCTCCTGGCGGTCATGGCTTttgaccgctatgtggccatctgtgaCCCCTTCCACTATGTCACCACCATGAACCACCACCGCTGTGTCCTGCTGGTGGCCTTTTCCTGCTCACTTCCTCACCTCCACTCACTCCTACACACACTGCTACTGAATCGTCTCACCTTCTGTGACAACAATGTTATCCATCACTTCCTCTGTGACCTCAGTCCCCTGATGAAACTGTCCTGCTCCTCCACATTTCTCAATGAAATTGTGATAATGTCAGAATGTTCGGTTGTTTTGGTGACCCCCTTTGTGTGCATCACCTTCTCTTACATACGAATCCTCATCACAGTTCTCAAGATCCCCTCAGCTGCTGGGAAACGCaaagccttctccacctgtggCTCTCACCTTACTGTGGTAACCCTCTTTTATGGAAGCATCTTCTACGTCTATTTACAGCCCCTGTCCACCTACACTGCCAGGGACCACATAGCAACACTTGTCTACACAGTTCTTACCTCCATGCTGAACCCTTTTATCTATAGCCTGAGAAACAAAGACCTGAAACAGGGCCTGAGGAAGCTGATGGGCAGGAGGAAGTCCCAGGCAGCACCCTCTTGACAAACCCACAAGTGGAATCTGCTTCACTTGAATCTAATATCTGCTTGATCTTGGTGAACAACTGAACTGTTGGAGATGAGCTTTTTTAACCCATGTGAGACAAGGCTGTTGTGGATGCTCACATGCATTGATGACAGCCCACTAATTGTCCCCTTCTCTGCTAAAATCATGATACTCTTCCTCACCATTCCTCCATTTCCCCATGAAGACTCATCAGCTCATCCTCCAAATACTGCTTGAAACTAATTCTCTTCCCACAAATATTTCCTGAACAAATTGCTCTCCTTTTATTGAGACTTGCCCTCCAAAACCCTTCACATGGAAGCCTATTGCTGGAAATGATTACTGAATGTGTAGCTTTTGAATGTCTTTGCAGATATTTCATGTGGAAAA
Proteins encoded in this region:
- the LOC131491388 gene encoding olfactory receptor 1L8-like, with the translated sequence MERVNQTSSVSEFILLGLSSRPGDQKPLFILFLTMYLVTITGNLLIILAIHSDPQLQTPMYFFLSFLSFTDICFTTTIVPRMLLSFLSEKTISYAGCLTQMYFIYALGNTDSCLLAVMAFDRYVAICDPFHYVTTMNHHRCVLLVAFSCSLPHLHSLLHTLLLNRLTFCDNNVIHHFLCDLSPLMKLSCSSTFLNEIVIMSECSVVLVTPFVCITFSYIRILITVLKIPSAAGKRKAFSTCGSHLTVVTLFYGSIFYVYLQPLSTYTARDHIATLVYTVLTSMLNPFIYSLRNKDLKQGLRKLMGRRKSQAAPS